CGCCCGGAACATATGGACGCCGCCTGGTTCAGCTCTGCGCTGCTGCACCACTGGCCGACGCGGGATGGCGTGAAGGACGCCCTCTGGCAGGGCGTGGCCCCGCCGCTGCTCTCGTTTTATGGGGGGCAGCTGGCGGCGCACCCGCAGTGGCGCCTGGCGGCCGACGAAGGCCTGGTGAGCCAGGCCCGCACCCGGCTGGTTCGCCTGACGGGCATGCGCAACAGTGAGCCGACGCTGTACCAGAAAATGCTTGCTCAGGTGGCGCACCAGTACGCCGACCTGCGCCTGAGCGATATGGTGGCGGACACCGACGCCGCGCGGCTGTTCAGCACCGAAGAGGTGGTGCCGGGGATGTTCACCCGCCAGGCATGGGAGCAGGCCGTTCAGCCGGCCATTGAAAAGGTGGTAAAAGCGCGCCGGAACGAGCTTGACTGGGTGCTGACCGACGGCAGGCAGCAGCCGCAGCAGGCGGGCTCGCCTGACGCGCTGAAAAAACGGCTGACGGAGCGTTATTTCGCTGATTTTGCCGGGGCGTGGCTGGCGTTTCTCAACAGCCTGCGCTGGAACCACGCCGGCACGCTGTCGGACTCCATCGACCAGCTGACCCTGATGGCGGACGTCCGCCAGTCGCCGCTGGTGGCGCTGATGAACCAGCTGAACGTCCAGGGCCGGACCGGGCAGACCGGCGAAGCGATTTCCGACTCGCTGGTGAAATCGGCGAAAAATCTGCTGGGCGGCGACAACAAGGATGCCATTGATCAGAGTACCGGTGTTCATGGTCCGCTGGATGCGACCTTTGGTCCGCTGCTGGCGCTGATGGACAAAACCCGCGCCGGCGCGCAGGCCCAGAGCCTGCAGTCCTGGCTGACCCGCGTCACTCAGGTGCGATTACGCCTGCAGCAGGTGACCAACGCCGCCGACCCGCAGGCGATGACCCGGACGCTGGCGCAGACGGTGTTCCAGGGCAAAGCGGTGGATCTGACCGAAACCCGCGACTACGGCAGCCTGGTGGCCGCCGGGCTGGGGCAGGAGTGGAGCGGCTTTGGCCGCACGGTGTTTGTCAACCCGCTGGAGCAGGCGTGGCAGCAGGTGCTGACCCCGGCGGCAGAGAGCCTGAACGCCCAGTGGCGGCAGGCGGTGGTTGCTGAGTGGAACGGCGCCTTTGGCGGGCGCTATCCGTTCAGCAGCGCCAGCAGCGACGCGTCGCTGCCGCTGCTGGCGAAATACCTGGACGCCGACGCGGGGCGCATCGCGCAGTTCCTGCAAACCCGTCTTAACGGCGTGCTGCACCGCGAGGGCAGCCACTGGGTGCCGGACGGCATCAACGCGCAGGGGCTGACCTTCAACCCAAAATTTATCGCCGCGATGAATACCCTCAGCCACATCGCCGACGTCGCCTTCACCCAGGGCACCGCCGGGATGCGCTTTGAACTGCGCCCGGGCACCTCTGAAGGCGTGATGCAGACCAGCATGATCATCGACAGCCAGAAGCTGGTGTATATGAACCAGATGCCGCAGTGGCGGCGGGTGAACTGGCCTGCGGACACCGAAGCGCCGGGCGCCACCCTGAGCTGGGTAAGCACCCAGGCGGGGACGCGGCAGTTCGCCGATATTCCCGGCACCTGGGGCTGGATCCGCCTGCTGGACGCCGCCACCGTCAGCGCGTATCCCGGCGTAAGCAGCAGCTACAGCCTGAGCTGGAAGGCGCAGGACGGGCGCCCGCTTAACTACACCCTGCGCACCGAAGCGGGCGAGGGGCCGCTGGTCCTGCTCAGGCTGCGCAACTTCCGTCTGCCGGAAGCCATTTTCAGCGTGGACGCCACGCAGGCGCAGGGCTCGCTGACGGACACCCATGATGCCAAAACTGCCAGTGTGCAGGAGGATTACTGATGTCATCCCTGACCGTATTGCTTAGCGCCTGCCAGGCCGATCCCGAAACGTTACGGCAGCAGGCCTGCCAGCGTATCGCGCTGTGGGAAAACTGGTTACTGCCGATTCCGGGCGATTCTCCGGCGGGCTCAGACCCGGGCTACGACGATGACTTCCAGCAGATCCGTGAAGAGGTCAACAAGCTGTCCGGGGCGGATACCGAACTGATCTGCCGGCTGGCAGAAAAGCTGCTGACCGGCAGCGCCAAAGACATCCGCGTGGCGACCTGTTACTGCTGGGCGAAGCTGCACCGGGAAGGCGAACGCGGGCTGGCCGACGGGCTGGAGCTGCTGGCCGGTTTGCTGGAGCGCTTTGGTGCGCAGCTGCACCCGCAGCGCGACCGCAGCCGTAAAGCCGCGCTGGAGTGGCTGGCGAGTTCGCGCATCACCGACAGCCTCTCCCTGTACCCGGAAGTGGTGCGGGAAGAGGCGCTGCGCACCGCAGGCGCACTGTTGCAGATCGCTCAGCTCACCGCCCCGGAGCCGGATGAAACCCGCCCGGAGCTCGGTGGTCTGTACGGCGCCCTCGAATCGCGGCTGCAAAAAGCCGGCGGCGTGGATGCGCTGGTGCCGCAGAACGTCAGCGACAGCTCACCGGTGGTACAAAACGATGCCCCTGAAATCAGCCGCGTGACCTCCGGCCAGGATTTACTGGCCCAGGCGCGCACGCTGTCGGCGTATCTGCGCGAACAGCCGGACGGCTGGCTGTCGGCGCACCACCTGATGAAATGCGTGCGCCACGACACGCTGCAGCAGCTGCCCCCCCTGACGGGGGAGGGAAAAACCCGCATCGACGCGCCGAAACCCGATCAGCGTGCCCTCCTTAAGCGGCTTTATCTGCAGCAAAGCTGGAGCGAAATGCTGGAGCAGGCCGACAGCCTGTTCGGGCGCGGGGCCAACCATCTGTGGCTGGATTTACAGTGGTATGTCCACCAGGCCCTGCTGAAGCTGGGCAGAGAGAAACTGGCAGACATTATTGAGGCCGACCTGAAAGGCCTGCTGTCACGCCTTTCCGGGCTGGAAAGCCTGGCATTCAGTGACGGCACACCGTTCGCTGATGAAGTGACGATCCGCTGGATCCAGCAGAGCGTAACGGACACCGCCGGCGGCTGGGGCGAAGAGATCCAGGCCGCTCAGACCGGATCCGGACAGGATGACATCCTGGCGCTGGAGCCCGAAGCCGTGGCCGTAGCCGACAATGACGGCGCAGAGGCGGCGCTGAACTGGCTGCAAAACCGTCCGGGCATCACCACCGAACGGCAGAAATGGCTGCTGCGCCTGCTGATGGCGCGCGTGGCCGAGCAATACGGCAGGAACGCGCTGGCGACCTGCCTGTTAAGCGAACTGGGTACGCAGGCCGACGGCATCACCATGACGCAGTGGGAACCCGCGCTGCTGTTTGAAGTCCGCGCCCGTCATCTCAGGCTCCTGCGCCTGAAAGCCGGGCGCAGCGAAGCCGATAAAAAACGCCTCGCCCCGGAGATGGAACAGCTGCTGGCCGGGCTGATCCGGCTTGATCCTGCACGGGCTGCGGTGCTCTGTGATCAGGAAAGACTGACTTGTTAAGAACATTCTTTCTAAATTCTGAGTGATTATTTCTATGAAAGACCTGACCCTACGTTATTACGAAGCGGAAATGCGTTATCTCCGCGAAGCGGCGAAAGAGTTCGCCCGGACTCATCCCGACCGGGCCGCGATGCTGGATCTTGATAAGGCTGGCACGCCCGATCCCTACGTTGAGCGCCTGTTTGAAGGCTTTGCCTTCTCGATGGGGCGGCTGCGTGAAAAAATTGATGATGATCTGCCGGAGCTGACGGAAGGGCTGGTCAGCATGCTCTGGCCACACTATCTGCGCACCATTCCGTCGCTGTCGATTGTGGCGTTTACGCCGGAGCTGCAGGCCATGAAAATCGCCGAAACGGTGCCAGCGGGGACTGAAGTCTACTCCCGCCCGGTAGGGCCAAAGAACACCGTCTGCCGCTACCGCACCACGCGCGAAATGAGGCTCAACCCGCTGATTGTCTCCGGCGTTACCATGACCACCGAGCCGGACGGGCGCTCGCTGCTGCGTCTGCGTCTGGCCTGCAGCGGCCAGGCGGACTGGTCGCATGCCGACCTCAGCCAGCTGAACTTTTATCTGGCGGCCGACGCGCCGGTCAGCAGCCAGCTGCACCAGATGCTGACCCGGCGTCAGGCGGCGCTGTATCTGCGTCTGCCCGGTCAGACGGAGCGTGTCCGGCTGGAGGGGCGCTTCACGCCGGGTGGGTTTGATGAGGGCGACGGCCTGTGGCCGAAAGGGGATGCCGGGTTCAGCGGCTATCAGCTGCTGCTGGAGTATTTCACCTTCCGCGAGAAATTTATGTTCGTGCGGCTGCACGGCCTGGAGGGCATTACGCCGCCTGCGGGCGTGGCGTATTTCGATATCGAGGTGGTCTTTAATCAGCAGTGGCCGTCGGATTTGCCCGTGACGGATGACGCCATTCGCCTGCACTGTGTTCCGGTGATCAACCTGTTCACGCTGGAGGCCGATCCGCTGACGATTTCAGGGCTGGAGAGCGAATATCTGCTGCGGCCGAAGCGTTTGCAGGACGGGTATACCGAGATTTACTCGGTGGATTCGGTCACGGGATCCAGCCGCACCAACGCTGCCGAATATGTGCCGTTCAGCAGTTTTCGCCACAAAGGCGGGATGATGCGCCGCCATGCGCCGCCCCGCTATTACCACACGCGGGTGAAGCGCGGTGTCACCGGGCTGCACGATACCTGGCTCATTCTGGGCGGGATGCACTGGGAGGAGGACCGCAGCGTTGTTCGTGAAACCGTCTCCCTGCAGATCACCGGCACCAACGGACAGCTGCCGCGCCGGGCGCTGCAGAGCACACTGCTGGATCGCTGCGAGCAGGTGGTGCAGGCCACAGTGACGGTAAATAACCTTTGCAAGCCAACGCTGCCGGTGTATCCCCCGGCCGAAGACCGGTTTCACTGGCGCGTGCTGAGCCATCTCGGCTCCGGTTTTCTCAATATGATGAGCAGCGCCGAGGTGCTGCGCGGCACGCTGGCACTCTACAACTGGCAGGAGGACGAACTCAACAATCGTCGGCTTGAGGCCATCCGGCAGGTCGACCACCACCGCATTCAGCGCTTTGAACAGGGTTTCCTGCTGCGCGGGCTGGAGATTGAAGTCACCCTCGACAGCAGCGGTTTTACCGGGGAAGGAGATATCCACCTGTTCGGCGAACTGCTTAACCGCTTCTTTGCGCTCTACGCCGACATGAACCAGTTTAACCAGCTCACCCTTATCGTTCAGCCAGAAGGAAAATGCATCCGGTGGA
This portion of the Erwinia sp. E602 genome encodes:
- the tssA gene encoding type VI secretion system protein TssA, which encodes MSSLTVLLSACQADPETLRQQACQRIALWENWLLPIPGDSPAGSDPGYDDDFQQIREEVNKLSGADTELICRLAEKLLTGSAKDIRVATCYCWAKLHREGERGLADGLELLAGLLERFGAQLHPQRDRSRKAALEWLASSRITDSLSLYPEVVREEALRTAGALLQIAQLTAPEPDETRPELGGLYGALESRLQKAGGVDALVPQNVSDSSPVVQNDAPEISRVTSGQDLLAQARTLSAYLREQPDGWLSAHHLMKCVRHDTLQQLPPLTGEGKTRIDAPKPDQRALLKRLYLQQSWSEMLEQADSLFGRGANHLWLDLQWYVHQALLKLGREKLADIIEADLKGLLSRLSGLESLAFSDGTPFADEVTIRWIQQSVTDTAGGWGEEIQAAQTGSGQDDILALEPEAVAVADNDGAEAALNWLQNRPGITTERQKWLLRLLMARVAEQYGRNALATCLLSELGTQADGITMTQWEPALLFEVRARHLRLLRLKAGRSEADKKRLAPEMEQLLAGLIRLDPARAAVLCDQERLTC
- the tssF gene encoding type VI secretion system baseplate subunit TssF, yielding MKDLTLRYYEAEMRYLREAAKEFARTHPDRAAMLDLDKAGTPDPYVERLFEGFAFSMGRLREKIDDDLPELTEGLVSMLWPHYLRTIPSLSIVAFTPELQAMKIAETVPAGTEVYSRPVGPKNTVCRYRTTREMRLNPLIVSGVTMTTEPDGRSLLRLRLACSGQADWSHADLSQLNFYLAADAPVSSQLHQMLTRRQAALYLRLPGQTERVRLEGRFTPGGFDEGDGLWPKGDAGFSGYQLLLEYFTFREKFMFVRLHGLEGITPPAGVAYFDIEVVFNQQWPSDLPVTDDAIRLHCVPVINLFTLEADPLTISGLESEYLLRPKRLQDGYTEIYSVDSVTGSSRTNAAEYVPFSSFRHKGGMMRRHAPPRYYHTRVKRGVTGLHDTWLILGGMHWEEDRSVVRETVSLQITGTNGQLPRRALQSTLLDRCEQVVQATVTVNNLCKPTLPVYPPAEDRFHWRVLSHLGSGFLNMMSSAEVLRGTLALYNWQEDELNNRRLEAIRQVDHHRIQRFEQGFLLRGLEIEVTLDSSGFTGEGDIHLFGELLNRFFALYADMNQFNQLTLIVQPEGKCIRWKENHSPRLPG
- a CDS encoding ImcF-related family protein, which gives rise to MMLGSSWSRGGLAGMIAFISAVMVALILHFGPSHGLDTRLKQVLVFAAVWIVMLITFCTPFMFRFMREKYHRWREQKNNALPSDESRVARTPPRNVTVDTIRIAMRNLYGRRWGRKTRILLVTGTASEVEQLTPGLTEQLWQEDRGTLLLWGGDLNTPADSAWLTALRKLRHRPVDGLVWVTSAFDQLSAPGLEQPLPVPSAGTIDSLSYAISSRMDTLGWKLPLYVWSLHPRAGKPDGRIIQATGCLLPAGCRPGGLAEKLATLTPELTSQGVLQSCNEVKHNFLLALADQLIREPESVTDPLSVMLNPYRPLPLAGVVFSQVSEDAERSVAHHWGMDKRWDVLPDSLRSLPAALRPRKPGVPWRNVLLPTTAALMVLWAGWMLLSFISNRTVIQDAQEQAALAARQTQPLEQRLHALLALQKTLARLQYRSEHGVPWYERAGLSQNNALLATLWPRYQDGALPLLRDAAANHLQSQITAFNALPPGSPLREQRAKTTREQLKLYLMLARPEHMDAAWFSSALLHHWPTRDGVKDALWQGVAPPLLSFYGGQLAAHPQWRLAADEGLVSQARTRLVRLTGMRNSEPTLYQKMLAQVAHQYADLRLSDMVADTDAARLFSTEEVVPGMFTRQAWEQAVQPAIEKVVKARRNELDWVLTDGRQQPQQAGSPDALKKRLTERYFADFAGAWLAFLNSLRWNHAGTLSDSIDQLTLMADVRQSPLVALMNQLNVQGRTGQTGEAISDSLVKSAKNLLGGDNKDAIDQSTGVHGPLDATFGPLLALMDKTRAGAQAQSLQSWLTRVTQVRLRLQQVTNAADPQAMTRTLAQTVFQGKAVDLTETRDYGSLVAAGLGQEWSGFGRTVFVNPLEQAWQQVLTPAAESLNAQWRQAVVAEWNGAFGGRYPFSSASSDASLPLLAKYLDADAGRIAQFLQTRLNGVLHREGSHWVPDGINAQGLTFNPKFIAAMNTLSHIADVAFTQGTAGMRFELRPGTSEGVMQTSMIIDSQKLVYMNQMPQWRRVNWPADTEAPGATLSWVSTQAGTRQFADIPGTWGWIRLLDAATVSAYPGVSSSYSLSWKAQDGRPLNYTLRTEAGEGPLVLLRLRNFRLPEAIFSVDATQAQGSLTDTHDAKTASVQEDY